A stretch of DNA from Chromatiales bacterium 21-64-14:
CCGAACACCCGGCGCACGTGCCGGGACCCGGTCGGGGTAGTGGTGGTCACCACCAGCGGCAAGGCTGGGTCGCACTCACGCAGGGACCGGATCAGAGGCACCGCCGCCTGCACCTCGCCCACCGACACCGCATGCACCCAGATCGCGCCGGGACGCCGTTGCGTGGAGCCAAAGCCGAACCGTTCGGGCCAGCGGCGCCGGTAATCCGGATCGGCGCGACTGCGCCACAGCAGACGCAACATCACCAATGGGGTCAGCAGATACAGGATGGCGGTGTAGATCAGCCGCACGGATGGGAACCGGCCTGGGCCCTGCCCGTAGGACCGCCGTTCGCCTGGCACCGGCGACGGCGGGGTTGGCGCGTCCGGCTCATCCGCCGCCGTGCAACCATTCCATATAGTCGCCCACCCCCTCTTCCACGCTCCGGAACGGGTGCGCATAGCCCGCGGCGCGCAGGGCGTGGATATCCGCCTCCGTAAAACTCTGATAACGCCCGCGCAGCTCCTCCGGAAACGGAATGTATTCGATCTCGCCGCGACCGTGCCAACCGATCACGGACCGGGCGACATCGTTGAAGGTCTGGCTGCGGCCGGTGCCCACGTTGAAGATGCCGGAGACCTCGGGATGATCCAGCAGCCACAGGTTCACCTCCACGGCATCCTCCACATGGACGAAGTCGCGGCACTGTTCGCCGTCACCGTAGCCGTCACAACCCTGAAACAATCTGAGCCGCTCCCCGGCGAGCAACTGGCGATCGAGGTGGTAGGCCACACTGGCCATGCGCCCCTTATGGGCCTCCCGGGGTCCGTAGACGTTGAAGTAGCGCAGGCCCGCCACCCGGCGCGCGCCCGCCGCGAGCCGCCGGCGCACAAGCTGATCGAACAGGTGTTTCGAATAGCCGTACACGTTTAACGGCGCCTCGTTGGCCCGCTCCTCCCTAAACGCCCGACCCGCCCCATAAACCGCGGCGGAAGAGGCGTAACGGAATGGAATGCCACGATCGATGCAGTACTCGAGCAGGACCTTGGAGTACTCATAGTTGTTGCGCATCATGTAGCGCCCATCCCACTCGGTGGTCACGGAGCAGGCGCCCTGATGAAACACCGCGTCGATCCCCTGCGGCCATTCCTCACCGCGCAGGACGCGGGACAAAAAATCCTCCTGGTCGAGATAGTCCGCGATGTCGCAATCCACGAGGTTGCGGAACTTGACACCGTCACGCAGGTCATCCACCACCAGCACGTCGTCGCGCCCGCGCCGGTTCCAGGCCTTGACCAGATTGCTGCCGATGAATCCCGCGCCACCGGTGATGATGATCATGGTTCCTGTCCAGTGGTCCGGCTCTTCCGGACCTTACATGGTGCGCAGCGCCCGGGCCCGCCACCGGTCATACGCCGTCCGGGGACTCCCCGTGCGGCGCCTTCGGCCCGTGCGCCGGCTCCGGGGCGCGGATCGCCCGGATCAAGGCGCTGGTAGAACATCCATCCCGGTACGGGAGCACCAGGACCCGGCCGCCGTTGGCCTGCACCTGGGCACCCCCGGCGATCTCCTCGGGACGGTAGTCACCTCCCTTCACCAGCACATCCGGGAGCAGCCGACCGATGAGACGCTCCGGCGTGTCCTCGGAAAACGCGACCACCCAGTCCACGCAACGCAGCGCCGCGAGCACCGCCATGCGCTGGGAAACCGGCGTGACGGGACGACCGGGTCCTTTGAGGCGGCGCACCGAGGCATCGTCGTTGACCGCCACCACCAGCCGGTCACCGAGCCGTCGAGCCTCCTCCAGGTACGCCACATGTCCGGCGTGGAGCAGGTCGAAACATC
This window harbors:
- a CDS encoding ADP-glyceromanno-heptose 6-epimerase yields the protein MIIITGGAGFIGSNLVKAWNRRGRDDVLVVDDLRDGVKFRNLVDCDIADYLDQEDFLSRVLRGEEWPQGIDAVFHQGACSVTTEWDGRYMMRNNYEYSKVLLEYCIDRGIPFRYASSAAVYGAGRAFREERANEAPLNVYGYSKHLFDQLVRRRLAAGARRVAGLRYFNVYGPREAHKGRMASVAYHLDRQLLAGERLRLFQGCDGYGDGEQCRDFVHVEDAVEVNLWLLDHPEVSGIFNVGTGRSQTFNDVARSVIGWHGRGEIEYIPFPEELRGRYQSFTEADIHALRAAGYAHPFRSVEEGVGDYMEWLHGGG